One part of the Phragmites australis chromosome 3, lpPhrAust1.1, whole genome shotgun sequence genome encodes these proteins:
- the LOC133913072 gene encoding uncharacterized protein LOC133913072, which translates to MPPLALLLLPLLLAAGAAPAAAELANPPSPPPPPPPPHKNVTLAELLPLYGLPPGVFPSTVAAFSLADNGSLTVDLPGPCYVHFEYLTYFAPRVTGVLRYGSLSGLEGVQVRRFLVWFNVIRIKVDLPPPPHYVYLDIGWITRKLPAADFQSLHACEDSKRCRLSSALAVAAKWFLDFFAQF; encoded by the exons ATGCCGCCTCtcgcccttctcctcctccccctcctcctcgccgccggcgccgccccggcggcggcggagttgGCTAATCCCCCAtccccgcctccgcctcctccgccgccgcacaAGAACGTGACCCTCGCCGAACTCCTCCCGCTCTACGGCCTGCCCCCGGGCGTCTTCCCCTCGACGGTCGCCGCCTTCTCGCTCGCCGACAACGGCAGCCTCACCGTCGACCTGCCCGGCCCCTGCTACGTCCACTTCGAGTACCTCACCTACTTCGCGCCCCGCGTCACGGGGGTCCTCCGCTACGGCTCCCTCTCTGGCCTCGAGGGCGTCCAGGTCCGCCGCTTCCTCGTCTGGTTCAACGTCATCCGCATCAAGGTCGACCTGCCCCCGCCCCCGCACTATGTCTACCTCGACATCGGATGGATCACACGCAAGCTCCCCGCCGCCGACTTCCAGTCCCTTCACGCCTGCGAGGATTCCAAGAGGTGTCGCCTCTCGTCcgcgctcgccgtcgccgcgaAATGGTTCCTG GACTTCTTTGCCCAATTTTAG